One Microbacterium marinum genomic window, ACTGCGGAACACCGGCACGGCGCGCAGACTCTCGGATCGCGTCGTCCCTCGGCCGTGCACGTGGATTGCCCAGACATCGGTCTCCGACGCTGCCGGGAACAGCCACGCGGGGCACGGACCGACAGCGGCGGGGACGACTTCGGAGGTGTGCGGCACGTGCAGCTCGTCCGGCGAGCTGTAGTACCAGCCGCTGAAGGCGGCCTCTGCGGCGAGGCGGTCCTCGGAGCCGATCTCGGTGAGGAGCTTCCGGGTGACGCTCGCCTCGTCGGCCGCCAGCACGGTGCCGATCTTGACGTAGTCCTGCGTGCCCGAGGTGAACAGTCCGTAGCGCCCCGGCAGGACCGTGTCGGCGGTGCGGTTCACGGTGATGGTCTGCGCCGCCGTGTCCACGTCGAGGAGGCGGAGATCGGCGATGCGGGGAGCCGGGACCACGACGCGCCGCGCCACCCGGCCGGCCAGGAGTGCCATCACCCCGGTCACGCTCAGCAGGGCGGTCGCGAGGGCGACCACGACCCCGCCGACGGCGGCAACCGTGAAGGGTGGGGCGCCCTCGGGAACGGCGCGCCTGGAAGCCATCATGGTCCGCTCATTCTAGTCTGTCGAGGTGACCGATCCCGCGGGCGCCTCGCCTGCTTTCCTCGCCGCCGGCGACGCCCTGCGCGCGCTCGCCTTCCGCGATGACTTCGTCGTCCGAGAGATCCCGGCGCCCGGCGCACTGGCCCCGGAGGCGATCGCCTTCGCCGGAGACGTGCGCCCCGAGGACCACGGTGTCGACTCCCCGTTCGGAACGGGACGGATCGTCATCCTGCATGATCCCGACGAACCGGAGGCATGGGGAGGCCCGTGGCGGATCGTCTGCTTCGCGCAGGCGCCGCTCGAACCTGAGATCGGCACGGATCCTCTCCTCGCCGACGTCGCCTGGTCGTGGTTGGTGGATGCCCTCGCCGCCCGCGGGGCGACGTTCCACGCGGCATCCGGCACGGCGACGAAGACCCTGTCCAAGGGCTTCGGCACCCTCGCGTCCGAGGGAGACGGGGCGCAGATCGAGCTCCGCGCATCGTGGTCGCCCGATGGAGAGGTCACACGTCATATGGATGCCTGGGCGGAGCTGGTCTGCATGTTGGCCGGCTTGCCGCCCGGGTCGGAGAACATCGCCGTGTTCGGCGGACAGCGGAGTGCACGTGGCTGAATACGACGTCATCGCAGATCAGGAAGGGACGTCGGCGGCAGCCGCGGCACTGGCCGCAGGGCACGGGCCCGTCGCGGTCGATGTGGAACGCGCGTCCGGGTTCCGCTATTCGCAGCGCGCCTACCTCATCCAGGTCTTCCGCCGCGGTGCGGGTGTGTTCCTCTTCGACCCGCCTGCGATCGGCGACCTCTCCCCCCTGCAACAGGCGATCGGCGAAGAGGAGTGGGTCCTCCACGCCGCCAGCCAAGACCTCCCGTCGCTGCGCGAGGACGGGCTCGAACCTCCGCGGATCTTCGACACCGAGCTGGCGTCGCGTCTCCTGGGACACGATCGCGTCGGGCTCGGGGCCGTTGTCGAACACACGCTCGGCATCACCCTCGCGAAGGCGCACAGCGCGGCCGACTGGTCGACGAGACCACTCCCCCAATCGTGGCTCGAGTATGCCGCGCTCGACGTCCTGCACCTCGTTGACGTGCGCGACGCCCTGGTGGCCGAGCTCGAAGAGCAGGACAAATCCGCCCTCGCCGCGGAGGAGTTCGAGGCCGTGCGCACTCGTGCACCCAAGCCCGCACGGGAAGAGCCCTGGCGCCGCCTCAGCGGACTCCACAGTGTCCGCGGCCGCCGCTCGCTCGCCATCGCGAGAGCGCTGTGGACGGCGCGGGAGGAACTCGCCCAGCAGGAGGACGTCTCACCGGGTCGGCTCGTCCCGGACCGTTCGCTGGTCGCCGCCGTGGCGGCCAACCCCGCCACGAAGAGCGATCTCGCTCGCGTGAAGGAGTTCACCGGGCGCGCCAGCAGAAGCCAGCTCGATCGCTGGTGGGACGCCATCGAAGCAGGGCGGGCCGATCCCGCACTCCCCTCGGAGCGAGGCTCGGGCGATGGGATGCCGCCACCCCGCGCGTGGGCGGATCGCAACGCCCCGGCTGACGCTCGCCTGAAGTCGGCGCGTCCGGCCGTGGAGGCGGTCGCGGCGGAGCTGAACATGCCGACCGAGAACCTGCTGACCCCCGACACGCTCCGACGCGTCGCGTGGAATCCGCCCGCGGAGATCACCCCGGAAACGATAGCCGCAGCACTCGCGGAGTGGGGCGCGCGGCCGTGGCAGATTGCACGGACCGCACAGGTCATCACCGCCGCGTTTGTGGAATCCGTCAACGCCCGGACCGACGGCGACGAACCGGCTTCGTAGGTTCGACCCAACCGATTTTCACCGTGGAACCGCCTCTCTAGGCTGGGTGAGAACCCAATCATTGGAGGCAGTGTGGCCGAGCTTTCGGACGTCTACTTCGTCGACGGAATGCGGACCCCTTTCGGGCGCGCCGGCGAGAAGGGCATGTACTGGAACACCCGCGCCGATGACCTCGCCGTCAAGGCGACCATCGGCCTGATGGAACGGAACCCGTCGGTTCCCGCTGAGCGCGTCGACGACGTCGCGATCGCCGCGACGAGTCAGACCGGCGAGCAGGGCCTCACCCTCGGGCGCTCCGTCGCGATCCTCGCAGGACTCCCCCAAACCGTTCCCGGCTTCGCCATCGACCGGATGTGCGCGGGCGCGATGACCAGCGTCACGACCATGGCCGGTTCCATCGGCGTCGGGATGTACGACGTGGCTCTGGCGGGCGGCGTCGAGCACATGGGCCACTACCCCATCGGCGGGAACGCCGACCCGAACCCCCGGTTCGTCGCGGAGAAGATGGTGGACCCGGGCGCGCTGAATATGGGCGTCACGGCGGAGCGCATCTTCGACCGATTCCCGCAGCTCACGAAGGAGCGCTCCGACCGATTCGGCATGCTGAGCCAGCACAAGGCGCAGGCCGCGTATGACGCCGGCAAGTTCCAGCCCGACCTCGTGTCTGTGGCCGTGAAGGATGCCGCCGGCGCGTGGGGCCTCGCCACGGAGGATGAGGGCCGTCGCCCGCAGACCACCATGGAGGACCTCGCCGCACTGAAGACGCCGTTCCGTCCGCACGGTCGCGTCACCGCCGGCACCTCCTCCCCCCTCACCGACGGCGCAACGATGTCGCTCCTCGCCGGCGGCGGCGCCGTCAAGGAGCTGGGCCTCAAGCCCAAGATGCGCCTCGTCTCGTACGCCTTCGCCGGCGTTCAGCCCGAGATCATGGGCATCGGTCCGATCCCCTCGACCGAGAAGGCCCTCAAGAAGGCCGGGCTCACCATCGACGACATCGGCCTGTTCGAGCTCAACGAAGCCTTCGCGGTCCAGGTCATCTCGCTGCTCGACCACTTCGGCATCGCCGACGACGACCCGCGTGTCAACCAGTGGGGCGGGGCGATCGCGCTCGGTCACCCGCTGGCGGCATCCGGTGTCCGCCTGATGATCCAGCTCGCGGCGCAGTTCGCGGAGCGTCCCGACGTCCGCTACGGCCTCACCGCCATGTGCGTGGGTCTCGGTCAGGGCGGCTCGGTCATCTGGGAGAACCCCCACTACAACGGCAAGAAGAAGTGAGACGGCCGCGATGACGAACTACGACTCCATCGACTTCAGCCCCATTCTCGCCCTCTCCGACAGCGAGGTCGTCACGAACTCCCCCGTCCGTGACATCACGCTCCCGAGCGGCAAGGTGCTCGCACTGATCACCCTCGACAACGGTCGCGACCACACCCGACCGAACACCCTGGGACCGGCCACCCTCACCGCGCTCGGGCAGACGCTCGACGCACTGGCGGCCCGCGCCGCCAACGGCGAGATCCAGGCTGTGGGCATCACGGGCAAGCAGTACATCCTCGCCGCCGGCGCCGACCTCAGCGAGGTCAGCAACGTCGGGTCGAAGGACAACGCCCGCCTCATCGCACAGCTCGGCCACAAGGTGCTCGGCAAGCTCTCCGACCTCGGCGTGCCCTCGTTCGCCTTCGTGAACGGGCTCGCGCTCGGCGGCGGTCTGGAGATCGCGCTGAACTCGACCTATCGCACGGTCGACGCCTCGGCCGCGGCCATCGCGCTCCCCGAGGTGTTCCTCGGCATCATCCCCGGATGGGGTGGCGCATACCTGCTGCCGAACCTCATCGGCATCGAGAACGCCCTCGAGGTCGTCATCTCCAACCCGCTGAAGCAGAACCGTGTGCTCAAGCCGAAGCAGGCCTTCGACCTCGGGATCATGGACGCGATCTTCCCCGCCTCGAACTACCTCGAGGACTCGCTCCGGTGGGCCGACGGTGTCTTGGCGGGCTCCGTCAAGGTCGACCGCAAGAACGAGCCCGGCAAGATCGAGCGTCTCACCAAGTGGCCCATCGCCATCAAGGTCGCCCGGAACATGCTCGAGTCGAAGATCGGCACGATGCCCCGCTCCCCGTACGTCGCCCTGGACCTTCTCGACAAGGCGAAGAGCGGCAGCAAGGCCGAAGGGTTCGCCCGTGAGGATGAGGCCCTCGCGGACCTCGTCGTGGGCGACCAGTTCGCGGCATCCATGTACGCGTTCGACCTCGTGCAGAAGCGTGCGAAGCGTCCCGTCGGCGCCCCCGACAAGACGCTCGCCAAGAAGGTCACGAAGGTCGGCATCATCGGCGCCGGCCTCATGGCCAGCCAGTTCGCGCTGCTGTTCGTCCGCCGCCTGCAGGTTCCCGTCCTCATCACGGACCTCGACCAGGCCCGCGTGGACAAGGGCGTCGCCTACATCCACGAGGAGATCGGCAAGCTCGAGGCGAAGGGCCGCCTCGACGCGGACAGCGCCAACAAGCTCCGCGCGCTCGTGACCGGCACGACCGACAAGAGCCTCTACAAGGACTGCGACTTCGTCATCGAGGCCGTCTTCGAGGAAGTCGGCGTCAAGCAGTCCGTGTTCGCCGAGATCGAGGCGATCGTCGCCGAAGACACGATCCTCGCCACGAACACCTCGTCGCTCTCGGTCGAGGAGATCGGCGCGAAGCTCGCCCACCCCGAGCGCCTCGTCGGCTTCCACTTCTTCAACCCGGTCGCGGTGATGCCGCTGATCGAAATCGTGAAGACGCCGCAGACCTCGGAGGCTGCCCTGTCGACGGCGTTCGTCGTCGCCAAGGGTCTCGGCAAGAACGCCGTGCTCACCGCCGACGCCCCCGGCTTCGTGGTGAACCGCCTCCTTGCCAAGGTCATGGGCGAAGCCGCACGCGCGGTCTACGAGGGCACGCCGGTCGCCGACGTCGAGAAGGCTTTCGCCCCGCTCGGCCTGCCGATGGGACCGTTCCAGCTGATCGACCTCGTCGGCTGGAAGGTCGCCGCCCACGTGCAGGACACGATGGTGCGTGCGTTCCCCGACAGGTTCTACGCGAACGAGAACTTCCACGAGCTCGCGGAGCTGTCGGAGATCGTCGAGAAGGACAAGGGCGGCCGGGTCACGGGCTTCACGAAGGCCGCCGAGAAGGTCGTCAAGAGGGCAGCCGGCTCGAAGGCGACGGCATCCGACGTCATCCTCCAGCGCGTGCAGGACGGGTTGGCCCAGGAGATCAAGATCATGCTGGACGAGGGTGTCGTGCCCGAGGTCGAGGACATCGACCTCTGCCTCATCCTCGGCGCCGGCTGGCCGTTCATCGACGGGGGCGCGACGCCGTACCTCGACCGCGAGGGGGCGAGCGAGCGCGTCTTCGGCGGCACGTTCCACAACCCGCCGATTCGCGGCATCGCGAGCTGACGCGAGTCGGTCACCAGCGGCCCCGGGCTTCGGCTCGGGGCCGCTGCCATGTCGACGGCGTGCGCCGACGAGTTCGACACGCGCTTTCGTTGCTCAGGGTTGCGCTGCCTGCACGCGCAGGTCGCGGGTGAGGTGGTCGCGCTGCTCGAGCACGATGCGTCGAAGAGCACCGGGTGCCTCGGTGTGCCTCTCGAGCCACGCGTCGACGGCCGTCGTGTCCTCCGTCGCCGGGAACAGTCCTCGCACGAGGCGGGCGGCGATCTCGATGCTCCGCTCGCGCCAGGTGGGCAGGATGCGGGCGAAGTAGTCGTCGTCGAAGGCACGAACGAGGTCGCGCCGGCCCCCGGCACGGATGCCGCGGATCGTCGCGTCGAGGTGATCGTTCGACAGCGACTCGTCGGTCCACGCGCGGGTCCACGCCGCCGCGCGTGTCTCGGCGACCGGAGCCGCAGCGCGTGCCGCCACCGCCGCCGTGCGCCCCGACGCCGTCTGGTCGCGCGCCAGCATCCTTCCGATCGCGTCCTCCCCCGCCGTCCCTGTCGCCGCAGCGGAGAAGAGGAAGGACCATCGCAGATCCGGGTCGAGCGCGAGTCCCTCGGGCGCGGCGGCGGGGTCATCGAGAAGCCGAGCGATGTCCGCGCTCCGCGATGTGCTGTGCTCCGACGCCGCCGCCACCGCGCGCGCCCAGATCAGCTGCTGATCGGATGCCGCCGCGGCATCCGTCATCGCGTCCCACGCGGTCGCGAGCCAGGTGTCCGCTGCGTGCGCACCGTTCACCCCCGGTACGTAGTGGGTCACCGTGAAGAGCGCGTGCGCGACGATGTCGGCGAGCAGGGCCGCGTTGGTCTCCGCCGGCGCGTGCTGCGCCGCGATCGCCAGGAACCGGTGCGCCGGGAGGTCACCGTCGCGGGTGGCGTTCCAGAGCGCGGCCCAGACCACCGCACGCACGAGCGGGTCTTCGACAGTCGAGAGCGCCTGCTCGGCGGCATCCACCGAGCGGGCGTCCAGACGCACCTTCACATACGAACGGTCGTCATCGTTCAGGAGGAGGAGGTCCGCGCCCTCGAGCTCGGGCGCGTCGATCACGGTCCGCTCGTCGTTCACGTCAAAGGAGACGTCGCCGGCGGGCACGAGCGCGCCACCGTCGAGGCGGTATCCGCCGAGGCGCAGGCGATGTGGGCGAACGATGTCCTGCACGACGGTGAGCGGCCCACGCTCGAGCGAGACGGTCGGCAGCCCCGTCGTCTCAAGCCACGCGGCGCTCCACGCCCGCAGATCGCGGGCTGACGCCGCCTCGAGGGCGACGAGCAGATCCTCCAGCGTCGTGTTCCCGAAGGCGTGGTCAGCGAAATAGCGCTGCGCGCCGCGGAAGAACTCGTCCTCGCCGACGAACCCGACGAGCTGCTTCAGCACCGACGCGCCCTTCGCGTACGTGATGCCGTCGAAGTTCAGTTTCGCCGCTTCGAGATCGGGGATGTCCGCGACGATCGGATGCGTCGTGGGCAGCTGGTCCTGCGTGTACGCCCAGCCCTTTCGACGGCTGGCGAACGTGACCCAGGCGTCCTCGAAGCCGCCGGCGACCGCCGCCGTGTGCGAGCCCATGAAATCGGCGAACGACTCCTTCAACCAGAGGTCGTCCCACCACCGCATCGTCACGAGGTCTCCGAACCACATGTGCGCCATCTCGTGGAGGATCGTGTTGGCCCGGGCCTCGCGCTGCGCGCGGGTGGCCCGACCGCGGAAGACGTACGCCTCGGTGAAGGTGACGAGCCCTGGGTTCTCCATCGCGCCGAGGTTGTACTCGGGCACGAAGATCTGGTCGTACTTGCCCCAGGGGTAGTCCTGCGAGAAAGCCTCCGTGAGGGCGGAGAGCCCCCTGCGGGTGACGTCGAGGATCTCGTCGGCGTCGAGGTGCTCGGCGAGCGATGCGCGGCACAGCACGCCGAGGGCGACGTCTCCCTGCGGGCCGATCCATCGTCCCTCGACCCGGTGGTACGGGCCGGCGGCGACTGCCGTGATGTAGCTCGAGATCGGCTCGGTCTCGGCGAACGCGACGCGAGCGCCACCATCCACCGACTCCCGTGCCGTCTCGGCGCCGTTGCTCAGCACGACCCACCCATCAGGTGCCGTGACGCTGAACCGCCACCGGGCCTTCATGTCGGGTTGCTCGAAGCACGGATAGACCCGGCGGCAGTCGGCGGGCTCGTACTGGGTGTAGAGGTACACGGCACCGTCGACCGGGTCGACGAAGCGGTGGAGACCCTCACCGGATCGGCTGTACCGTCCCCGGGCGGTGATGCGGACGTCGTTCTCCTCCTCAAGCCCTCTCACGCGGACCCGCGCACCATCCCACTCGACGGGGACGTCGCGGCCGTTCACCTCGACGCGCACGACCGACTCGCCGATGAAATCCACCCACGTCGCCGGCTCGGACGACAAGAACCGGAGCGTGCTCACCGTCTCGAAAGCGTCGCTCGCGGCATCCGTGGCCGAACGGAGATCGAGGTCGACTGCGATCGTATGCACCCGCACCGCGGCCGATCGTGCGGCGGTCTCGTCACGGGTCAGATTCGCGGAACTCATCCATCCATCGTGTCACGCGGATGCCGCGTCGACCGTGTCTCAGGCCTCGCCGTGCCGCGCTTCGTCGGCGAGCCAGATCGCGCCCGCGTCCTCCGCCGGGCGCGCGATCGGGATGCGCGTGCCGAGCACCTGTGCGACGACGTCCTGAGCGATCTTCGACGGCGTCAGCCCCGCGTCGCGCAGGATCTCCTCACGCGAGGCGTGGTCGATGAACTTGCCGGGAAGACCCAGCTCGTCCACCGCGGTGTCGACGCCGGCCTCACGGAGCACCTGTCGAACGCGCGTGCCGACACCACCGACACGGATGCCGTCCTCGAGCGTGATCACGAGACGGTGGGCGCGCGCGAGCTCGACGATCGACGGCTGAATCGGGACCGCCCAGCGGGGGTCGACGACAGTGGCGCCGATTCCCTGCGCGCGGAGCCGTTCCGCGACCTCCATCGCGAGCTGCGCCATCGGCCCGATCGCGACGATGAGGACGTCCTCCGAGCCGCCGCGGTACAGGACGTCCACCCCGTCCTCCCGGCGCTCGACGGCCTCGAGCGCTGCGGGGATCGTCCCCTTCGGGAACCGGACCACGGTTGGCGCGTCGGCCACTTCGATGGCCTCGTCGAAGAGCTCGCGGAGCCGCTCACCGTCGCGGGGGGCGGCGATACGGATGCCGGGCACGAGTTGCAGCATCGCGAGGTCCCACACGCCGTGGTGGCTGGGGCCGTCGGGACCGGTGACGCCCGAGCGATCGAGGACGAAGGTGACGCCTGCACGGTGGAGCGCGACATCCATCACCACCTGGTCGAAGGCGCGGTTCATGAAGGTCGCGTAGATCGCCACGACGGGGTGGAGGCCGCCGTACGCGAGGCCTGCCGACGAGGCGACGGCGTGCTGCTCGGCGATGCCCACGTCATACACGCGATCGGGGAAGCGCTGCGCGAAGGCCAGGAGCCCGGTCGGACGGAGCATCGCGGCCGTCATCGCGATCACGTCGTCGCGACGCTCGCCCGCGGCGACGAGGGCTTCGGAGAAGACATCGGTCCACGCCACCGCGTCCGAGGAGCCCAGCGGCTCCCCCGTGGTCGGATCGATCTTGCCGACGGCGTGGAACTGGTCCGCCTCGTCGCGGCGCGCCGGCTCGTAACCGCGACCCTTCTCGGTGATCGTGTGCACGATGACGGGCGCGCTGTACTCCTTCGCGAGCTGGAGCGTTTCCTCCAGGGCCTCGAAGTCGTGCCCATCGATCGGCCCGAGGTACTTGATGTCGAGGTTCGAGTAGAGCGCGGCGTTGTTGGTGAAGCGCGACAGGAAACCGTGGGTGCCGCCACGGACGCCGCGATACACGGCGCGCCCGACCGGGCCGAGACGGTGGAAGAAGCCGGCCGACCCGCGGCGGAGGCTCTCGTAGCTGTCCGCGGTGCGCACGCGGTTGAGATACCGCGCCATGCCGCCGATCGTGGGGGCGTAGGAGCGGCCGTTGTCGTTGACGACGATCACGAGGTTGCGGTCGTTGTCGTCGGAGATGTTGTTCAGCGCCTCCCACGTCATCCCGCCGGTGAGCGCACCGTCACCGACGACGGCGACGACGTGACGGTCCTTCCGGCCGGTGCGCGTGAAAGCGCGCGAGATGCCATCTGCCCAGCTCAACGAGCTCGAGGCGTGCGACGACTCGACGACGTCGTGCTCGCTCTCCGCGCGCTGCGGGTAGCCGGCCAGCCCTCCACGCGAGCGCAGCTGGGAGAAGTCCTGCCGCCCGGTGAGCAGCTTGTGGACGTAGGACTGATGCCCCGTGTCGAAGATGATCGGGTCGCCCGGGGAGTCGAAGACCCGGTGCAGAGCGATGGTCAGCTCCACCACGCCGAGGTTGGGACCGAGGTGTCCGCCGGTGCGCGCGACGTTCTCCACGAGGAACGCGCGGACCTCGCCGGCGAGCGTTCGAAGCTCGTCACGGGTGAGACCGTCGAGGTCTCGGGGTCCGCGGATGTCGTCGAGGAGACTCATGTCCCGATTCTACGCGCGGAGACGCACAGAACCCCGGCACCTGACGGCGCCGGGGTTCTGTGCTAACCGGTGTCAGACCAGCGAACGCAGCACGTACTGCAGGATGCCGCCGTTGCGGTAGTAGTCCGCTTCTCCGGGGGTGTCGATGCGGACGATCGCGTCGAACTCGACCGTCTGCTTGCCTTCGGGCGAGAACTCGCTCGGCTCGGCGGTGACCTTGACCGTCTTCGGCGTGACGCCCTCGTTCAGCTGCTCGAGGCCCGAGATCGAGACGATCTCCGTGCCGTCCAGGCCCAGCGACGCCCAGCTCTCCCCCTGGGGGAACTGCAGCGGAACGACGCCCATGCCGATGAGGTTCGAGCGGTGGATGCGCTCGAAGCTCTCGGTGATGACGGCCTTGACGCCGAGCAGGCTCGTGCCCTTCGCCGCCCAGTCACGCGAGGAACCGGAGCCGTACTCCTTGCCACCGAAGACGACGAGGGGGGTGCCCTGCGCCTGGTAGTTCTGGCTCGCGTCGTAGATGTACGACTGGGGGCCGCCCTCCTGCGTGAAGTCGCGCGTGAAGCCGCCCTCGACGACCTTGCCGTCGTTGACGGCGGCGACGAGTTCGTTCTTCAGTCGGATGTTCGCGAACGTGCCGCGGATCATGACCTCGTGGTTACCGCGCCGCGACCCGTACGAGTTGAAGTCCTTCTGCGCGACGCCGTGCTCGGTGAGGTACTGCGCAGCCGGGGTACCGGCCTTGATGTTGCCCGCCGGGCTGATGTGGTCGGTCGTGACCGAGTCGCCGAGGGTCGCCATGACGCGTGCGCCGGAGATGTCGGTGACGGGTGCCGGCGTGCGCTCCATGCCGTCGAAGTAGGGAGCCTTGCGGACGTAGGTCGAGTCCTCGGCCCACTCGAAGGTGGGGCCGGTCGGCGTGGGCAGGTTCTGCCAGCGCTCGTCGCCGTCGAAGACGGTCGAGTACTGCTTGATGAACTGCTCGCGCGAGATCGAGTGGTCGATGACGTCCTGCACCTCGTCCGGCGAGGGCCAGATGTCCTTCAGGAACACGTCGTTGCCGTCCGAGTCCTTGCCGAGGGCATCGGTCTCGAAGTCGAAGTTCATCGAGCCGGCGAGGGCATAGGCGACCACGAGCGGCGGCGAGGCGAGGTAGTTCATCTTCACGTCGGGGCTGATGCGCCCCTCGAAGTTGCGGTTGCCCGAGAGCACTGCCGTGACGGCGAGGTCGTTCTCGTTGATCGCCGCCGACACCTCGTCGATGAGCGGACCGGAGTTGCCGATGCAGATCGTGCAGCCGTAGCCGACGGTGTAGAAGTCGAGCCCCTCGAGCGCCTTGTCGAGACCGGACTTCTCGTAGTAGTCGGTGACGACCTTCGATCCCGGGCCGAGCGTCGTCTTGACCCACGGCTTCCGCTTGAGGCCCTTGTCGACGGCCTTCTTGGCGAGCAAGCCCGCCGCGATCATGACCGAGGGGTTCGAGGTGTTGGTGCAGGAGGTGATGGCCGCGAGCGTGACGGCACCGTTGTCGAGCAGGTACGACTGCCCCTCCGGCGTGGTGACCTTGACCGGCTTGGATGCCGCGTGGCGCGCACCGCTGGAGATCATCGAGGGCACGTGCTCGTGCTCGTGCTGGTGCGAGACGCCGCCGGCCGCGATGTGCTCGTGCTCGACACCGGGTGCGGTGCCGGGGTCCGAGGCGGGGAACGTGCCCTCGATCTCGACGGAGTCCTCTTCGGCGGCATCCGCGTAGTTGAGGATGTCCCTCTCGAACTGGCTCTTCGCCTCGGAGAGGAGGATGCGGTCCTGCGGACGCTTCGGGCCGGCGATGGAGGGGACGACCGTCGAGAGGTCGAGCTCCATGAACTCGCTGAACTCGAGGTGGCGCGACGGGTCGTGCCAGAGCTTCTGCTCCTTCGCGTACGCCTCGACGAGGGCGACGGTCTGCTCGTCGCGGCCGGTGAGGCGCAGGTAGTCGAGCGTGACGTCGTCGATCGGGAACATCGCGGCGGTCGAACCGAACTCGGGGCTCATGTTGCCGATGGTGGCGCGGTTGGCCAGCGGCACCTGGGCGACGCCCTCGCCGTAGAACTCGACGAACTTGCCGACGACCCCGTGCTTGCGGAGCATGTCGGTGATCGTGAGGACGACGTCGGTCGCGGTGACGCCGGAGGGGATCTCGCCGGTCAGCTTGAAGCCGACCACGCGCGGGATGAGCATCGACACG contains:
- the dxs gene encoding 1-deoxy-D-xylulose-5-phosphate synthase produces the protein MSLLDDIRGPRDLDGLTRDELRTLAGEVRAFLVENVARTGGHLGPNLGVVELTIALHRVFDSPGDPIIFDTGHQSYVHKLLTGRQDFSQLRSRGGLAGYPQRAESEHDVVESSHASSSLSWADGISRAFTRTGRKDRHVVAVVGDGALTGGMTWEALNNISDDNDRNLVIVVNDNGRSYAPTIGGMARYLNRVRTADSYESLRRGSAGFFHRLGPVGRAVYRGVRGGTHGFLSRFTNNAALYSNLDIKYLGPIDGHDFEALEETLQLAKEYSAPVIVHTITEKGRGYEPARRDEADQFHAVGKIDPTTGEPLGSSDAVAWTDVFSEALVAAGERRDDVIAMTAAMLRPTGLLAFAQRFPDRVYDVGIAEQHAVASSAGLAYGGLHPVVAIYATFMNRAFDQVVMDVALHRAGVTFVLDRSGVTGPDGPSHHGVWDLAMLQLVPGIRIAAPRDGERLRELFDEAIEVADAPTVVRFPKGTIPAALEAVERREDGVDVLYRGGSEDVLIVAIGPMAQLAMEVAERLRAQGIGATVVDPRWAVPIQPSIVELARAHRLVITLEDGIRVGGVGTRVRQVLREAGVDTAVDELGLPGKFIDHASREEILRDAGLTPSKIAQDVVAQVLGTRIPIARPAEDAGAIWLADEARHGEA
- a CDS encoding aconitate hydratase AcnA encodes the protein MSTVDSFGAKSTLTVGDTDYEIFRVDTVAGYEKLPFSLKVLLENLLRTEDGANVTKEQIQALGAWDPTAQPNTEIQFTPARVVMQDFTGVPCIVDLATMREAVTALGGDPNKINPLSPAEMVIDHSVIADLFGSDNALERNVEIEYERNGERYQFLRWGQTAFDDFKVVPPGTGIVHQVNIEHLAKVIYDRSVDGVLRAYPDTCVGTDSHTTMVNGLGVLGWGVGGIEAEAAMLGQPVSMLIPRVVGFKLTGEIPSGVTATDVVLTITDMLRKHGVVGKFVEFYGEGVAQVPLANRATIGNMSPEFGSTAAMFPIDDVTLDYLRLTGRDEQTVALVEAYAKEQKLWHDPSRHLEFSEFMELDLSTVVPSIAGPKRPQDRILLSEAKSQFERDILNYADAAEEDSVEIEGTFPASDPGTAPGVEHEHIAAGGVSHQHEHEHVPSMISSGARHAASKPVKVTTPEGQSYLLDNGAVTLAAITSCTNTSNPSVMIAAGLLAKKAVDKGLKRKPWVKTTLGPGSKVVTDYYEKSGLDKALEGLDFYTVGYGCTICIGNSGPLIDEVSAAINENDLAVTAVLSGNRNFEGRISPDVKMNYLASPPLVVAYALAGSMNFDFETDALGKDSDGNDVFLKDIWPSPDEVQDVIDHSISREQFIKQYSTVFDGDERWQNLPTPTGPTFEWAEDSTYVRKAPYFDGMERTPAPVTDISGARVMATLGDSVTTDHISPAGNIKAGTPAAQYLTEHGVAQKDFNSYGSRRGNHEVMIRGTFANIRLKNELVAAVNDGKVVEGGFTRDFTQEGGPQSYIYDASQNYQAQGTPLVVFGGKEYGSGSSRDWAAKGTSLLGVKAVITESFERIHRSNLIGMGVVPLQFPQGESWASLGLDGTEIVSISGLEQLNEGVTPKTVKVTAEPSEFSPEGKQTVEFDAIVRIDTPGEADYYRNGGILQYVLRSLV